A window of Tripterygium wilfordii isolate XIE 37 chromosome 7, ASM1340144v1, whole genome shotgun sequence contains these coding sequences:
- the LOC120001336 gene encoding protein NETWORKED 4B isoform X1, giving the protein MENSLVQSDKSMRRMESKKSHSWWWDSHISPKNSKWLAENLEEMDHNVKRMLKLIEEDADSFAKKAEMYYKKRPELISLVEDFYRMYRSLAERYDQVTGELRKNIPSDLQSQGSGISDIGSEVSSTCPSPDHRRRHRKSGSRAAGFDFFLGSRGSANQKEDDDSSSSTDFESESDGSSVNKYSNLAGNGADTLLQKRIVELEIEIRELKEKLQMQQEENEDSSYRGSKNANSEEFLSRIAAYEQDLKNANEKIRLSEDEIVKLKIEVQKYKSSRFTNGFQADLESSTEKNRWNQEAELELEMEEAAEPQDSDSTNQALIEELRITKDRLESSKKEIFSLKKEVENNINSEIICNLQVQIESAKKDIASWKVKLNTEKREVTKLHERITRLKSSVSDRDNEIQDLKIAVSDAERKIFPEKAEIKAEISKLLEERTLLEEQVREWESRGRCLEDDVRKVQAEKSDREASLNLDIKQLKTDIKHLNKSISALQLERSQLNGEVVALKGKVVCRDDRIDEMNKHLHQLHMEHVQLIAGAERAHKLADELRSKAEELEKEVERQKVVILEGAEEKREAIRQLCFSLEHYRNGYEGLRKAFIGHKRVPVLAS; this is encoded by the exons ATGGAGAATTCTTTG GTGCAATCAGACAAGTCTATGAGGAGGATGGAATCAAAAAAGTCCCATTCTTGGTGGTGGGATAGTCATATCAGTCCCAAGAACTCAAAGTGGCTTGCCGAAAACCTAGAAG AGATGGATCACAATGTCAAGCGGATGCTGAAGCTGATTGAAGAGGATGCAGATTCATTTGCCAAGAAAGCTGAGATGTATTACAAGAAGAGGCCAGAGTTAATTTCTCTTGTTGAGGACTTCTATCGCATGTACCGGTCTCTTGCAGAGCGGTATGATCAAGTGACAGGAGAATTGAGGAAGAACATTCCATCAGATCTTCAATCCCAGGGGTCAGGCATCTCGGACATTGGCTCTGAAGTATCCTCCACGTGTCCATCTCCTGATCACAGGAGAAGACATCGTAAATCTGGCTCCAGAGCTGCTGGTTTTGATTTCTTCCTGGGCTCTAGGGGAAGTGCTAACCAGAAAGAAGACGACGATTCATCCTCTTCAACAGATTTTGAGTCAGAGTCTGATGGTTCCTCGGTCAACAAGTACTCAAACCTAGCTGGAAACGGTGCTGATACATTGCTGCAGAAGAGGATAGTTGAATTAGAGATCGAGATTCGGGAACTGAAAGAGAAGCTACAGATGCAAcaggaagaaaatgaagattCGTCATATAGAGGATCAAAGAATGCCAACTCTGAGGAGTTTCTTAGTAGAATTGCGGCATATGAGCAAGACCTAAAAAATGCTAATGAGAAGATACGGCTCTCGGAAGATGAGATTGTCAAGTTGAAGATTGAGGTCCAAAAATATAAGTCCTCCAGGTTCACCAATGGTTTCCAAGCAGACTTGGAGTCATCAACAGAGAAAAATAGATGGAATCAAGAGGCCGAGCTAGAGCTTGAGATGGAAGAGGCAGCGGAGCCTCAAGATTCTGATAGCACAAACCAGGCACTAATAGAAGAGCTAAGGATTACCAAGGACAGACTTGAGAGCTCCAAGAAAGAAATTTTTAGTTTGAAGAAAGAAGTTGAGAACAACATAAACTCTGAAATAATCTGCAACTTGCAAGTTCAAATTGAGTCAGCCAAGAAAGACATTGCTTCATGGAAAGTCAAGCTGAATACTGAGAAAAGGGAGGTGACCAAGTTGCACGAACGAATCACAAGGCTGAAATCTAGTGTATCGGACAGGGATAATGAGATCCAAGATTTGAAAATAGCAGTTTCTGATGCTGAGCGGAAGATTTTTCCCGAAAAAGCTGAGATTAAGGCCGAAATATCCAAATTATTGGAGGAGCGAACTTTATTGGAGGAGCAAGTCAGAGAATGGGAATCACGGGGTCGTTGTCTAGAAGATGATGTTAGAAAAGTGCAGGCTGAAAAATCAGATAGGGAAGCAAGCCTAAATCTTGACATCAAACAGTTAAAGACAGACATCAAACATTTGAACAAAAGCATCTCAGCTTTGCAGCTGGAGAGAAGTCAACTTAATGGAGAAGTAGTTGCACTTAAAGGGAAAGTCGTATGTAGAGATGACAGGATTGATGAAATGAACAAGCACTTGCACCAATTGCATATGGAACATGTGCAGCTGATTGCTGGTGCTGAAAGGGCGCACAAATTGGCAGATGAGTTGAGGTCAAAAGCTGAGGAGCTAGAGAAAGAGGTTGAGAGGCAGAAGGTTGTAATTTTGGAAGGAGCTGAAGAGAAACGAGAGGCTATACGGCAATTGTGTTTTTCACTGGAGCATTACAGAAATGGATATGAAGGGCTTCGAAAGGCCTTTATTGGGCACAAGAGAGTACCAGTTTTGGCATCTTGA
- the LOC120001336 gene encoding protein NETWORKED 4B isoform X2: MRRMESKKSHSWWWDSHISPKNSKWLAENLEEMDHNVKRMLKLIEEDADSFAKKAEMYYKKRPELISLVEDFYRMYRSLAERYDQVTGELRKNIPSDLQSQGSGISDIGSEVSSTCPSPDHRRRHRKSGSRAAGFDFFLGSRGSANQKEDDDSSSSTDFESESDGSSVNKYSNLAGNGADTLLQKRIVELEIEIRELKEKLQMQQEENEDSSYRGSKNANSEEFLSRIAAYEQDLKNANEKIRLSEDEIVKLKIEVQKYKSSRFTNGFQADLESSTEKNRWNQEAELELEMEEAAEPQDSDSTNQALIEELRITKDRLESSKKEIFSLKKEVENNINSEIICNLQVQIESAKKDIASWKVKLNTEKREVTKLHERITRLKSSVSDRDNEIQDLKIAVSDAERKIFPEKAEIKAEISKLLEERTLLEEQVREWESRGRCLEDDVRKVQAEKSDREASLNLDIKQLKTDIKHLNKSISALQLERSQLNGEVVALKGKVVCRDDRIDEMNKHLHQLHMEHVQLIAGAERAHKLADELRSKAEELEKEVERQKVVILEGAEEKREAIRQLCFSLEHYRNGYEGLRKAFIGHKRVPVLAS; the protein is encoded by the exons ATGAGGAGGATGGAATCAAAAAAGTCCCATTCTTGGTGGTGGGATAGTCATATCAGTCCCAAGAACTCAAAGTGGCTTGCCGAAAACCTAGAAG AGATGGATCACAATGTCAAGCGGATGCTGAAGCTGATTGAAGAGGATGCAGATTCATTTGCCAAGAAAGCTGAGATGTATTACAAGAAGAGGCCAGAGTTAATTTCTCTTGTTGAGGACTTCTATCGCATGTACCGGTCTCTTGCAGAGCGGTATGATCAAGTGACAGGAGAATTGAGGAAGAACATTCCATCAGATCTTCAATCCCAGGGGTCAGGCATCTCGGACATTGGCTCTGAAGTATCCTCCACGTGTCCATCTCCTGATCACAGGAGAAGACATCGTAAATCTGGCTCCAGAGCTGCTGGTTTTGATTTCTTCCTGGGCTCTAGGGGAAGTGCTAACCAGAAAGAAGACGACGATTCATCCTCTTCAACAGATTTTGAGTCAGAGTCTGATGGTTCCTCGGTCAACAAGTACTCAAACCTAGCTGGAAACGGTGCTGATACATTGCTGCAGAAGAGGATAGTTGAATTAGAGATCGAGATTCGGGAACTGAAAGAGAAGCTACAGATGCAAcaggaagaaaatgaagattCGTCATATAGAGGATCAAAGAATGCCAACTCTGAGGAGTTTCTTAGTAGAATTGCGGCATATGAGCAAGACCTAAAAAATGCTAATGAGAAGATACGGCTCTCGGAAGATGAGATTGTCAAGTTGAAGATTGAGGTCCAAAAATATAAGTCCTCCAGGTTCACCAATGGTTTCCAAGCAGACTTGGAGTCATCAACAGAGAAAAATAGATGGAATCAAGAGGCCGAGCTAGAGCTTGAGATGGAAGAGGCAGCGGAGCCTCAAGATTCTGATAGCACAAACCAGGCACTAATAGAAGAGCTAAGGATTACCAAGGACAGACTTGAGAGCTCCAAGAAAGAAATTTTTAGTTTGAAGAAAGAAGTTGAGAACAACATAAACTCTGAAATAATCTGCAACTTGCAAGTTCAAATTGAGTCAGCCAAGAAAGACATTGCTTCATGGAAAGTCAAGCTGAATACTGAGAAAAGGGAGGTGACCAAGTTGCACGAACGAATCACAAGGCTGAAATCTAGTGTATCGGACAGGGATAATGAGATCCAAGATTTGAAAATAGCAGTTTCTGATGCTGAGCGGAAGATTTTTCCCGAAAAAGCTGAGATTAAGGCCGAAATATCCAAATTATTGGAGGAGCGAACTTTATTGGAGGAGCAAGTCAGAGAATGGGAATCACGGGGTCGTTGTCTAGAAGATGATGTTAGAAAAGTGCAGGCTGAAAAATCAGATAGGGAAGCAAGCCTAAATCTTGACATCAAACAGTTAAAGACAGACATCAAACATTTGAACAAAAGCATCTCAGCTTTGCAGCTGGAGAGAAGTCAACTTAATGGAGAAGTAGTTGCACTTAAAGGGAAAGTCGTATGTAGAGATGACAGGATTGATGAAATGAACAAGCACTTGCACCAATTGCATATGGAACATGTGCAGCTGATTGCTGGTGCTGAAAGGGCGCACAAATTGGCAGATGAGTTGAGGTCAAAAGCTGAGGAGCTAGAGAAAGAGGTTGAGAGGCAGAAGGTTGTAATTTTGGAAGGAGCTGAAGAGAAACGAGAGGCTATACGGCAATTGTGTTTTTCACTGGAGCATTACAGAAATGGATATGAAGGGCTTCGAAAGGCCTTTATTGGGCACAAGAGAGTACCAGTTTTGGCATCTTGA
- the LOC120001791 gene encoding pentatricopeptide repeat-containing protein At2g01860 has translation MDCKLSNFFLNPIMLPIGKKFPKKSRATLTAHSSTRVHYKKLTKNLRYPQRQKLPPDFGVNLFLKKPNPQTDQCQSDSTCNNDDKEEEDSEEEDQKDGGIVWEPDEIEAISSLFKGRIPQKPGKLKRERPLPLPLPYKIRPLGLPTPKRHVKTASPMVASSRASISNQVYKNPRFLINLAREIRNLSPDRDVSVLLNKWGRFLRKGSLVMTIRELGHMGIPERALQTFCWAQKQPLLFPDDRILASTVEVLASNHELKVPYDLKGFINLSCRAVIEAMVRGFIRGGSLDLAWKLLSIARNCKRMLDPSIYAKMILELGKNPDNHTLVVGLLKELGEREDLNLRQQDCTALMKVCLRFRKFEIAESLFSWFKQSGHDPSVVMYTTLVRSRYSEMKYREALSVVWEMEASNCLFDLPAYRVVIKLFVALDDLSRAVRYFSRLKEAGFSPTYDIYRDLMIMYMVSGRLSKCRDVCEEAEMAGFKWEKRITSQLLQLERERRLVA, from the coding sequence ATGGATTGCAAATTGTCGAATTTCTTTCTGAATCCAATTATGCTACCAATAGGAAAGAAATTTCCAAAGAAGAGCAGAGCCACTTTGACGGCTCATTCCAGTACTCGAGTCCACTATAAAAAGCTAACGAAGAACCTCCGTTATCCACAGCGCCAAAAGCTCCCTCCGGATTTCGGGGTTAACCTGTTCTTGAAGAAGCCAAACCCCCAAACCGATCAGTGTCAATCGGATTCCACTTGTAACAATGacgataaagaagaagaagatagtgaagaagaagaccaGAAAGATGGTGGTATTGTTTGGGAACCCGATGAGATTGAAGCGATATCGTCTCTATTCAAGGGAAGGATTCCTCAAAAACCCGGAAAATTGAAAAGAGAAAGGCCTCTCCCACTCCCACTTCCTTACAAAATACGACCTTTGGGGCTTCCTACGCCGAAGAGACATGTTAAAACGGCttctccaatggtggcctcttCGCGGGCATCCATTTCCAATCAAGTCTACAAGAACCCGAGATTCCTCATTAATTTGGCTAGGGAGATAAGAAACCTTAGTCCAGATAGAGATGTGTCTGTCCTTCTCAACAAGTGGGGCCGATTCTTGCGCAAAGGGTCCTTAGTAATGACGATTCGAGAATTGGGACATATGGGTATTCCTGAGCGTGCTTTGCAGACATTCTGTTGGGCTCAGAAACAACCTCTACTTTTTCCAGATGATCGGATATTGGCTTCGACCGTTGAGGTCCTGGCAAGCAATCACGAATTGAAGGTGCCGTATGATCTGAAAGGTTTCATTAATCTGTCATGTCGAGCTGTGATTGAGGCGATGGTGAGGGGGTTCATAAGAGGTGGAAGCTTAGATCTTGCTTGGAAGCTTCTGTCCATCGCCAGAAATTGTAAAAGAATGCTGGACCCAAGTATTTATGCAAAAATGATACTGGAGCTCGGGAAGAACCCAGACAACCACACACTTGTAGTGGGCTTACTGAAGGAGCTCGGGGAAAGGGAAGATTTAAATTTAAGACAGCAAGACTGTACAGCTCTCATGAAAGTTTGTCTAAGGTTTAGgaaatttgaaattgcagagAGCTTATTTAGTTGGTTTAAACAATCTGGGCATGATCCTAGTGTGGTGATGTATACTACTCTGGTTCGTAGCCGTTATTCTGAGATGAAATATAGGGAGGCATTGTCTGTAGTTTGGGAAATGGAGGCTTCAAATTGTCTCTTTGATCTTCCTGCTTATCGTGTCGTCATAAAGCTTTTTGTAGCGCTGGATGACCTATCTAGGGCTGTAAGGTATTTTTCAAGACTTAAGGAGGCAGGTTTTTCTCCTACATATGATATATACCGGGACTTGATGATAATGTACATGGTATCTGGGAGACTGTCTAAATGCAGGGATGTCTGTGAGGAGGCAGAGATGGCAGGATTCAAGTGGGAGAAACGAATAACGTCACAGTTGCTGCAACTTGAAAGAGAAAGGAGATTGGTTGCTTAA
- the LOC120001790 gene encoding trans-cinnamate 4-monooxygenase produces the protein MDLLLLLENSLLALFVAIIAAITVSKLRGKHFSLPPGPLPVPIFGNWLQVGDDLNHRNLTQLAKKFGNILLLRMGQRNLIVVSSPELAKEVLHTQGVEFGSRTRNVVFDIFTGKGQDMVFTVYGEHWRKMRRIMTVPFFTNKVVQQYRYGWEEEAGRVVEDVKKMAEAARTGIVLRKRLQLMMYNNMFRIMFDTRFESEDDPVFVKLKALNGERSRLAQSFEYNYGDFIPILRPFLRGYLKICKEVKERRMQLFKDYFVQERKKVGSSKSISNQGLKCAIDHILDAQQKGEINEDNVLYIVENINVAAIETTLWSIEWGIAELVNHPEIQKKLRDELDKVLGLGVQVTEPDTHRLPYLQAVIKETLRLRMAIPLLVPHMNLNDANLGGYDIPAESKILVNAWWLANNPESWKHPQEFRPERFLEEESKVEANGNDFRYLPFGVGRRSCPGIILALPILGITIGRLVQNFELLPPPGQSKIDTTEKGGQFSLHILKHSTIVAKPRAF, from the exons ATggatctcctcctcctcctagaAAACTCCCTTTTGGCTCTTTTCGTTGCCATCATTGCCGCCATCACCGTCTCCAAACTCCGTGGAAAACACTTCAGCCTCCCTCCAGGGCCCCTACCCGTACCCATATTCGGCAACTGGCTCCAAGTGGGCGATGACTTGAACCACCGCAATCTCACCCAACTTGCCAAGAAATTCGGCAACATATTGCTTCTCCGCATGGGGCAGCGCAATCTGATCGTGGTGTCCTCACCGGAGCTGGCGAAAGAAGTGCTCCACACTCAGGGAGTGGAGTTCGGGTCCAGGACCCGGAACGTGGTGTTCGACATATTCACTGGCAAAGGACAGGACATGGTGTTCACAGTGTACGGCGAGCACTGGAGGAAGATGCGGAGAATCATGACGGTCCCCTTCTTCACGAATAAAGTGGTCCAGCAGTATCGGTACGGATGGGAGGAGGAGGCGGGACGTGTTGTGGAGGACGTGAAGAAGATGGCAGAGGCGGCGAGGACAGGAATTGTGTTGAGAAAGCGGTTGCAGCTGATGATGTACAATAACATGTTCAGGATCATGTTCGATACTCGGTTCGAGAGCGAGGATGATCCTGTGTTTGTGAAGCTAAAAGCCCTCAACGGAGAGAGGAGTCGGTTGGCACAGAGCTTTGAGTACAACTATGGCGATTTTATCCCCATCTTGAGACCCTTCTTGAGAGGATACCTTAAGATCTGCAAGGAAGTCAAGGAAAGGAGGATGCAGCTCTTCAAAGACTATTTTGTTCAAGAGAGGAA GAAAGTGGGAAGCAGCAAGAGCATAAGCAACCAGGGCTTGAAATGCGCCATAGATCACATACTAGACGCACAGCAGAAGGGGGAGATCAACGAAGATAACGTTCTTTACATTGTTGAGAATATCAATGTTGCAG CGATTGAGACAACACTATGGTCGATTGAGTGGGGAATTGCGGAGCTAGTGAACCATCCTGAAATCCAGAAGAAGTTGCGAGATGAGCTAGACAAAGTACTTGGGCTTGGTGTCCAGGTAACTGAGCCTGACACCCATAGACTCCCCTACCTTCAGGCAGTGATCAAGGAGACTCTAAGGCTGCGAATGGCAATTCCCCTGCTTGTCCCACACATGAACCTCAACGACGCCAACCTCGGTGGCTACGACATTCCTGCAGAGAGCAAAATCCTTGTGAATGCTTGGTGGCTAGCAAACAATCCTGAGAGTTGGAAACACCCCCAAGAGTTCAGGCCAGAGAGGTTCTTGGAAGAGGAGTCAAAGGTGGAGGCCAATGGCAATGACTTCAGATACCTCCCATTCGGCGTTGGACGGAGGAGCTGCCCTGGAATTATTCTGGCGTTGCCAATTCTGGGAATTACGATTGGGCGTTTGGTGCAGAATTTCGAGCTGTTGCCTCCTCCAGGGCAGTCCAAGATCGACACCACTGAGAAAGGGGGCCAGTTCAGTTTGCACATATTGAAGCACTCTACCATTGTGGCAAAGCCAAGGGCATTTTAG
- the LOC120001792 gene encoding uncharacterized protein LOC120001792, giving the protein MKPKYINHPSCPGFSSPLLPTSLLLYISSSSFRPCLGNLIERGMGDLARLELEELYLGVPDDSVNLTFQHLADVKQKPAGKKKPTSAVTIMEAIEEVKTPNHASSPLKKLPSLDFNRALQPSKPHNLHLHPDHHHHPRSSNHVVKSSIGALDDISGVSMASTFPDRGGRRRPGIPHSSICTICTTYIYIFRHRCLVCGRVYCRNCVALGMGDMTEGRKCLDCLGRRFSQRYINKAGKVGCWSRYPAMVKQAELKWAEKGPRRSGERGSYSRSRVIMSRSMDPPTRPRPHRGSGTRNPPNSFVNPSSPYSPNYATRNPPPFVTPPSPYSPYTTPTHHHLPL; this is encoded by the exons ATGAAGCCTAAATATATAAATCACCCCTCTTGTCCAGGTTTCTCCTCTCCTCTACTACCGACTAGTCTCCTTCTATATATATCTTCATCTTCCTTCCGTCCTTGTTTGGGGAATTTGATAGAACGAGGGATGGGGGACTTGGCGAGATTAGAGCTTGAAGAACTCTACCTGGGAGTCCCCGACGATTCCGTCAATCTCACCTTCCAACACCTTGCAGACGTCAAACAAAAGCCTGCAGGGAAGAAGAAGCCCACCTCCGCTGTCACCATCATGGAAGCCATTGAAGAAGTTAAAACCCCCAATCACGCCTCTTCGCCATTGAAAAAATTACCCAGCCTTGATTTCAATCGCGCCTTACAACCATCCAAACCTCacaatctccatctccatccagatcatcatcatcatcctcgtAGTAGTAACCATGTGGTAAAGAGTAGCATCGGAGCATTAGACGACATAAGCGGCGTGAGTATGGCTTCCACCTTTCCAGATAGAGGCGGACGGCGTCGGCCTGGAATTCCTCATTCCAGTATCTGCACCATTTGCACCACTTacatttatattttcaggcacCGGTGCCTC GTTTGTGGAAGGGTCTACTGCAGGAACTGTGTAGCCTTGGGCATGGGAGACATGACGGAAGGAAGAAAATGCCTCGACTGTCTGGGCAGAAGATTCAGCCAACG GTACATAAATAAAGCAGGGAAGGTTGGGTGTTGGTCAAGGTACCCAGCAATGGTTAAGCAAGCAGAGCTCAAATGGGCTGAGAAAGGGCCTAGGAGGAGCGGTGAAAGAGGCAGCTACAGTCGCAGCCGTGTTATCATGTCCAGATCAATGGACCCCCCTACCAGGCCCAGGCCACATCGTGGAAGTGGAACTAGGAATCCTCCTAATTCTTTTGTCAACCCGTCCTCTCCTTATTCCCCTAATTATGCTACAAGGAATCCTCCTCCTTTTGTCACTCCGCCCTCTCCTTATTCCCCTTATACTACTCCTACTCACCATCACCTCCCACTTTAA